One Planctomycetaceae bacterium genomic window carries:
- a CDS encoding ASCH domain-containing protein: MKALTLWQPWASMVALGYKTIETRSWATDHRGPLAIHAAKVMPHEAELACYENETIYNILQRNGLTVCNLPRGFVIAIVRLHTIQKTEDALALGLVNDVNLALGDFAPGRYAWTLNNITAVEPVRSIGGQRIWNFVEPGD; encoded by the coding sequence ATGAAAGCTCTGACACTCTGGCAGCCGTGGGCGTCAATGGTCGCCCTGGGCTACAAGACAATCGAAACGCGGTCGTGGGCCACAGATCATCGTGGGCCACTGGCAATCCACGCGGCCAAGGTTATGCCACATGAGGCGGAGTTGGCCTGTTATGAGAACGAGACAATCTACAACATCCTACAGCGCAACGGGCTGACGGTCTGCAACCTGCCACGCGGCTTTGTCATCGCTATCGTAAGGCTGCACACCATCCAGAAAACGGAGGACGCCTTGGCGCTAGGGTTGGTCAACGACGTTAATCTGGCGCTTGGCGACTTTGCGCCCGGTCGCTATGCCTGGACGCTGAACAATATAACGGCAGTAGAGCCGGTGCGGTCCATCGGCGGTCAGCGAATATGGAACTTTGTTGAGCCTGGCGATTAG
- a CDS encoding phosphoadenosine phosphosulfate reductase family protein — MTEMISFGAGVNSVAMTIMLIEQGWRGPVVFADTGGEHPDTYCYLEYFERDYLKPRGMEITRLAPGSEWHEPRQNCSLYQFCFDRGIIPLAMTKWCSVEWKQEPQRRWLEAHGITTRLIGFALDESNRVKDYPGLSYPLIDAGITRAECGRIIQRAGLLAPKKSGCFYCPSQSVAAWRALHYEYPDLYEQAIALEENATARAGQVVTLDAHGISLRQHLERRWQGQMEMDLSDWLPCACRL; from the coding sequence ATGACCGAGATGATCAGCTTTGGAGCGGGCGTCAATTCTGTCGCCATGACAATAATGCTGATAGAGCAGGGCTGGCGCGGGCCGGTGGTGTTCGCTGATACTGGCGGAGAGCACCCGGACACCTACTGCTACCTTGAGTATTTCGAGCGCGACTATCTCAAGCCGCGAGGGATGGAGATCACCCGCCTGGCACCTGGCAGTGAATGGCACGAACCGCGCCAGAATTGCAGCCTGTATCAGTTCTGTTTTGACCGGGGCATCATCCCACTGGCTATGACGAAATGGTGTTCTGTAGAATGGAAACAGGAACCGCAACGGCGCTGGCTTGAGGCGCATGGCATAACGACCAGGCTGATCGGTTTTGCCCTGGACGAAAGCAACCGGGTTAAGGACTATCCCGGCCTTAGTTATCCGCTGATCGACGCTGGCATCACTCGCGCCGAATGTGGGCGCATCATTCAGCGGGCAGGGCTGCTTGCGCCCAAGAAATCGGGCTGTTTCTACTGCCCTTCTCAGAGCGTGGCGGCGTGGCGGGCGCTTCATTACGAATACCCGGACCTGTACGAGCAAGCGATCGCGCTTGAGGAAAACGCCACAGCTCGCGCCGGGCAAGTCGTGACATTGGACGCTCACGGTATCAGTTTGCGGCAACACCTAGAACGCCGCTGGCAAGGGCAGATGGAAATGGACCTGTCCGACTGGCTGCCCTGCGCGTGTAGGCTATAG
- a CDS encoding DUF559 domain-containing protein: MTPYCLRDFVPEYRFDLTRRWRFDFADVRRKIAVELEGGVWVQGRHVRGKGYENDCRKYNAAALQGWTVLRFTSGMVKDGTLEKTIAEALR; encoded by the coding sequence ATGACGCCCTACTGCCTACGCGATTTTGTGCCAGAATACCGATTCGACCTGACCCGGCGCTGGAGATTCGACTTCGCTGACGTTCGGCGCAAAATAGCGGTCGAGCTGGAGGGTGGAGTCTGGGTGCAGGGCCGCCATGTTCGCGGCAAGGGCTACGAAAACGATTGCCGCAAGTACAACGCCGCGGCGCTGCAAGGCTGGACGGTGCTGCGGTTTACAAGCGGCATGGTGAAGGACGGGACGCTGGAAAAGACGATTGCGGAGGCGCTGAGATGA
- a CDS encoding FtsK/SpoIIIE domain-containing protein has translation MTGKQIQISNVDYIAGPRAGAILLYAGLDADKLLDVMLKSEMAKLRQLVPWDFPGDPQAYMAGRAVRLEAGWPKGYAETMVRLSQLGQHVKHVDQDGRWIVGKDEYGRTVVAGLSDASPHFLIAGQSGSGKSVALRGAVTQLARDPLNRVILCDGKHGEGLSALSRLSVAPVADDGATIRSALSWACTEMRHRYEAGGHEGRIVVVFDEFQEFAKDAAISGLMARIAAQGRAAGVHLLAATQHPSVDSFGDKGTRRNLSGRMALRVGDAEASRVAVGGSNPRADRLFGCGDCYAVGPQNINRVQVAYVDADDINREPGREPEFVEWPVFTPEEIGQDIPGPGRPVSVFTNDQIAVALISAAMGEGRGKFEGRLRKAGLQVPGTDNLRRLLEDGKAIRNRLDSLVEWEISGEVTD, from the coding sequence TTGACCGGCAAGCAGATTCAGATCAGCAACGTTGACTACATCGCCGGGCCTCGGGCCGGCGCCATCCTGCTGTATGCCGGCCTGGACGCTGACAAACTGCTTGACGTAATGCTCAAGTCTGAAATGGCAAAACTGCGCCAGCTCGTGCCGTGGGATTTCCCCGGCGACCCCCAAGCATACATGGCCGGGCGGGCCGTGCGACTTGAGGCGGGCTGGCCGAAAGGGTACGCTGAAACGATGGTCCGCTTGTCGCAGCTTGGGCAGCACGTCAAGCACGTCGATCAGGATGGGCGCTGGATTGTTGGCAAAGACGAATATGGCCGGACGGTTGTCGCCGGCCTATCCGATGCCTCGCCTCACTTCCTGATAGCCGGTCAGTCAGGCAGCGGTAAAAGCGTTGCCCTGCGCGGCGCGGTGACACAGCTTGCCCGCGACCCACTCAACCGCGTCATTCTGTGCGATGGAAAGCACGGCGAAGGGTTGTCGGCACTCTCTCGCTTGTCCGTCGCTCCTGTAGCCGACGATGGCGCAACCATCCGATCCGCGCTCAGTTGGGCCTGTACCGAGATGCGCCACCGGTACGAGGCGGGCGGGCACGAGGGCCGGATCGTCGTGGTCTTTGACGAGTTCCAAGAGTTCGCCAAAGACGCCGCCATATCTGGGCTGATGGCACGCATAGCTGCCCAGGGTCGAGCCGCCGGCGTCCACCTCCTGGCCGCCACACAGCACCCGTCAGTTGACAGCTTTGGCGACAAGGGCACTAGGAGAAACCTGTCGGGCAGAATGGCCTTGAGAGTAGGCGATGCAGAGGCGAGCCGGGTCGCTGTTGGTGGGTCGAATCCTCGCGCCGATCGGCTGTTCGGCTGCGGCGACTGTTACGCCGTCGGGCCGCAGAATATCAACCGTGTCCAGGTCGCCTATGTGGACGCAGATGACATAAACAGGGAGCCTGGAAGAGAACCGGAGTTCGTCGAATGGCCGGTCTTTACGCCGGAAGAGATCGGGCAAGACATCCCAGGACCGGGCCGGCCGGTATCGGTATTCACCAACGACCAGATCGCCGTCGCGCTCATATCGGCGGCGATGGGCGAAGGGCGCGGCAAGTTCGAGGGCAGGTTGAGAAAAGCGGGATTGCAGGTGCCGGGAACCGACAACTTGCGGCGGTTGTTGGAGGATGGAAAAGCCATTCGCAACCGGCTTGACTCGCTGGTAGAATGGGAAATATCGGGAGAGGTGACTGACTGA
- a CDS encoding HNH endonuclease — MNAWTNGLTGRFASKEPSRSFITEYQLWAERPSQEDKRPAIRPSNGGKSCGGRFAMDEIWKSIPGFGDHYQVSNAGRVRSVDFTVIEHGGKTRKHKGQILRYGNTRDGYLQVHLYMAGDQTVFLVHRLVLSVFVGPCPAGKEVNHKNGNKRDNQIENLEYVTRSENLIHSSRVLGVRRVHSRPICGEDHAEAKLTERKVREIRELSAKGIVQAALSAMFGVSTGHINRIINRRAWKHI; from the coding sequence ATGAATGCTTGGACGAATGGATTAACGGGGCGCTTTGCATCTAAAGAGCCATCGAGATCATTCATAACTGAATATCAGTTGTGGGCAGAGCGCCCTTCGCAAGAGGACAAACGTCCCGCCATTCGTCCAAGCAACGGTGGCAAATCTTGTGGAGGGCGCTTTGCTATGGACGAAATATGGAAAAGCATACCGGGATTTGGCGACCACTATCAGGTTTCTAATGCGGGCCGGGTGAGAAGTGTAGATTTCACAGTTATCGAACACGGTGGAAAAACAAGGAAACACAAGGGCCAGATTTTGCGTTATGGTAATACGAGAGACGGCTATCTTCAAGTCCATCTATACATGGCCGGGGACCAGACCGTATTTCTTGTTCACCGCCTTGTGCTGTCTGTGTTTGTTGGACCTTGCCCGGCGGGAAAAGAGGTTAACCATAAGAATGGAAATAAACGCGACAACCAGATTGAAAATCTTGAATATGTCACTCGGTCAGAAAATCTGATACATTCTTCTAGGGTCCTGGGAGTTAGAAGAGTGCACTCACGCCCTATATGCGGGGAGGATCATGCCGAAGCAAAATTGACAGAACGTAAAGTGAGAGAGATTAGAGAATTGTCTGCAAAAGGGATAGTCCAGGCTGCACTATCAGCCATGTTCGGAGTTAGTACCGGGCATATAAATCGCATAATCAACCGCAGGGCATGGAAGCATATTTGA
- a CDS encoding LamG-like jellyroll fold domain-containing protein: MIILRHTQPLVFGSDLEISGAYGGAAPVLPCYYLTFDGANDYISLAGITIAPPFTIVAWTKRTAAWNWDVVIGKNGAAGPILAMSAGNLIYNAFGGAAQSNASAALTWTHLAAVCPVGPATMTVFRNGVDVTAAPLGVAVGNLVYNQIGRGNSDAYCWNGQLAAIGIAPGIINVAALYAAGTFHKPLSAATWTVACWNGRTEGGAGVALDDESAGGNDGTFKGAGEPTWGGQMIVGGPAGWSDV; the protein is encoded by the coding sequence ATGATCATCTTGCGCCACACTCAGCCGCTCGTGTTCGGCTCTGACCTGGAAATCAGCGGGGCGTATGGCGGGGCGGCGCCTGTTCTTCCCTGCTACTACCTGACATTCGACGGCGCAAATGACTATATCTCGCTGGCCGGTATCACCATCGCGCCGCCGTTTACCATCGTGGCCTGGACAAAACGGACCGCTGCCTGGAACTGGGACGTGGTGATTGGGAAAAACGGAGCGGCCGGACCTATACTGGCGATGTCTGCCGGCAACCTGATTTACAATGCGTTCGGCGGTGCTGCTCAATCGAATGCCAGCGCGGCGCTGACCTGGACTCACCTTGCCGCCGTCTGTCCGGTTGGTCCGGCGACGATGACAGTGTTTAGAAACGGAGTAGACGTGACGGCGGCTCCGCTTGGTGTTGCCGTCGGCAATCTAGTCTATAACCAAATCGGGCGTGGCAACAGCGACGCGTACTGCTGGAATGGGCAACTGGCGGCGATAGGGATAGCGCCGGGCATCATCAACGTGGCGGCCCTGTACGCCGCCGGCACGTTTCACAAACCACTGAGCGCCGCCACCTGGACGGTTGCCTGTTGGAATGGCCGCACCGAGGGCGGCGCGGGGGTTGCCCTGGACGACGAATCGGCGGGGGGCAATGATGGCACGTTCAAAGGGGCCGGTGAGCCGACCTGGGGCGGGCAGATGATAGTAGGCGGGCCGGCTGGATGGTCGGACGTTTAG
- a CDS encoding glycosyltransferase domain-containing protein: MDQAAYTAIFGGYDKLQTPTVPGRFVAYTGGQMCEGWEVWTSIPQTDRRRTARQFKLLSFPAAESLWIDGNIALAVPVAEVLGAWLDGYDLALFKHPAGDCIYGEARRVVKKGKDAAEVVDAQMERYRADGFPAHFGLGETCIMAKRDTPAVREFMALWWAEIVKGSARDQLSFDYVRWLMGDKVRVNPINGGMGWRRRSHPWFVCREHGA; encoded by the coding sequence ATGGATCAAGCAGCCTACACCGCTATCTTTGGCGGCTACGACAAACTGCAAACACCGACCGTACCGGGCCGGTTCGTCGCCTACACCGGCGGGCAGATGTGCGAGGGCTGGGAGGTATGGACATCCATACCGCAGACAGACCGGCGGCGCACGGCACGGCAGTTCAAGCTGCTGTCATTCCCGGCGGCGGAGTCGTTGTGGATCGACGGTAACATCGCGCTTGCTGTTCCGGTGGCGGAGGTGCTTGGCGCGTGGCTCGACGGCTACGATCTGGCGCTGTTCAAACACCCGGCGGGCGACTGCATCTATGGCGAGGCGCGGCGGGTGGTCAAGAAGGGCAAGGATGCGGCGGAGGTCGTAGACGCGCAGATGGAGCGGTACAGGGCCGATGGATTCCCGGCCCATTTCGGGCTAGGCGAAACGTGCATCATGGCGAAACGGGACACGCCCGCCGTCCGTGAGTTCATGGCGCTATGGTGGGCGGAGATCGTCAAGGGCAGCGCCAGGGACCAACTGAGCTTCGATTATGTGCGCTGGCTCATGGGCGACAAGGTGCGCGTCAACCCGATTAACGGCGGCATGGGCTGGCGGCGTCGGTCGCATCCGTGGTTTGTGTGCCGGGAGCATGGGGCATGA
- a CDS encoding sulfotransferase: MPSRCVVVLGIPRSGTSLVAGILHTLGVDMGDGHLQPSDANNKLGYFEDLRWQALHKRITGIRYGTSQPNDIGGEQRLAYKELADECQRKPLWGMKCPRLCFTLHWITPYLKDARLVIVRRDFEASVASLVKHSIVSYGGALRMDPPHARAILSTWREAMERQIAVFDGPTLEVSYRPLLKEPMAWVRALNAFARDGTAVMPASDKQIDRAVQFCRCDMNHNG; encoded by the coding sequence TTGCCTAGTCGCTGCGTTGTCGTCTTGGGCATCCCGCGCTCGGGTACGTCGCTTGTCGCCGGCATCCTGCACACCCTGGGCGTCGACATGGGCGATGGGCACCTTCAGCCGTCGGACGCCAACAACAAGCTCGGATACTTTGAGGATCTCCGCTGGCAGGCGCTGCATAAGCGCATCACCGGCATCCGTTACGGCACGAGCCAGCCCAACGACATCGGCGGTGAGCAACGCCTGGCCTACAAAGAGCTTGCCGACGAATGCCAGCGCAAGCCGTTGTGGGGGATGAAGTGCCCGCGGCTATGCTTCACGCTGCATTGGATCACGCCCTACCTCAAGGACGCCCGGCTGGTCATCGTCCGGCGCGATTTCGAGGCGTCGGTGGCCAGCCTGGTCAAGCACAGCATCGTCAGTTACGGAGGCGCGTTGCGCATGGACCCACCGCACGCGCGGGCGATCTTGTCCACCTGGCGCGAGGCGATGGAGCGGCAGATCGCGGTATTTGACGGTCCGACATTGGAGGTCAGCTACCGGCCGCTGCTGAAAGAGCCGATGGCCTGGGTGCGGGCGCTGAACGCTTTTGCACGCGACGGCACGGCGGTCATGCCTGCCAGCGACAAGCAGATCGACCGGGCCGTCCAATTCTGCCGGTGCGACATGAATCACAATGGCTGA
- a CDS encoding DegT/DnrJ/EryC1/StrS family aminotransferase — protein MSRIEIFSNTMGESEWEAVARVFASRWLGTGKQCERLEKELAETWGVKNVLLLNCCTSGLYLAPRILGLQPGQQVIMPSVSFVASANAVMEQGGQCVFCDVDRHTLNVTADEIEKHITSRTVGVSLLHYGGHPCDMDPIVELCREHGLWLLEDAACAVASTYHGQAVGTFGQAGAWSFDSMKILVMGDGGALWLRSDADYERGKRLRNLGLDSNYGSDKVGKASRWWEFTVSEPSSRCGSNDILAAIGREQLRKVPAFVAARGEIWDTYQAMLYGVGDLTLPPEPLPGCTSSYYLYWVQTDRRDELAHHMIENGIYVTFRYLPLHLAYNTGNSLSEAEWANEHTLCIPLHQNLTGEEVDKITTTIRGFYA, from the coding sequence ATGAGCAGGATCGAGATTTTCAGCAACACGATGGGCGAATCGGAGTGGGAAGCAGTCGCTCGCGTCTTTGCCTCGCGCTGGCTTGGCACCGGCAAGCAGTGTGAACGGCTGGAAAAAGAGCTTGCCGAAACGTGGGGCGTCAAGAATGTGCTGCTCTTGAACTGTTGCACGTCGGGGCTGTACCTCGCGCCGCGCATCCTGGGGCTACAGCCGGGGCAACAGGTGATCATGCCGTCGGTCAGCTTTGTGGCATCGGCAAACGCGGTCATGGAACAGGGCGGCCAGTGCGTATTCTGCGACGTAGATCGCCACACCCTGAACGTCACCGCCGATGAGATCGAGAAGCACATCACCTCGCGGACGGTGGGGGTATCGCTGCTGCATTATGGCGGCCATCCGTGCGACATGGACCCGATCGTGGAGCTATGCCGGGAGCATGGCCTGTGGCTCTTGGAGGATGCCGCTTGCGCCGTCGCCTCGACCTACCACGGGCAAGCCGTCGGCACGTTCGGGCAAGCCGGCGCGTGGTCATTTGACAGCATGAAAATCCTGGTCATGGGCGATGGCGGGGCGCTGTGGCTGCGGAGCGACGCAGACTATGAGCGGGGCAAGCGGCTGCGCAACCTGGGCCTAGACAGCAACTATGGCTCAGACAAGGTGGGCAAGGCCAGCCGGTGGTGGGAGTTCACCGTGTCCGAGCCGTCAAGCCGGTGCGGGTCGAATGACATCCTGGCCGCCATAGGCCGGGAGCAACTGCGCAAGGTGCCGGCGTTCGTCGCCGCGCGGGGCGAGATATGGGACACCTACCAGGCCATGCTGTACGGCGTCGGTGATTTGACCTTGCCGCCCGAGCCGCTGCCGGGCTGCACGTCAAGCTACTACCTGTACTGGGTGCAAACCGACCGCCGCGACGAATTGGCCCACCACATGATCGAGAATGGCATCTACGTCACATTCCGCTACCTGCCGCTTCACCTGGCCTACAACACCGGCAATAGCTTGAGTGAGGCGGAGTGGGCCAACGAGCACACCCTGTGCATCCCGCTACACCAAAACCTGACGGGCGAGGAGGTTGACAAGATCACCACGACGATTAGGGGGTTCTATGCCTAG
- a CDS encoding glycosyltransferase, protein MIPLHLALLHRGHWYNQAPRIDGHFAYDVPGLTWEHHDVERDFCLDVKAWKDVDAIWLDDGKYSAPSIEPHKGNRISPVVYRVLWPTLGESIHETKRRIAERLADLVLLDHDKPENWYSSDFQVRQLPYAVNERYYRDRGLRRDIDVGFYCVWQHSPARPAFSAWLEGYCKKRGWVYWHTGGQSVNQEYASLLARTKVVVHLNRTANTRPARIFDCAAAGAAFLSNPMPPVIGECWMPGVHYLTFDKPADSYVLDGKPRGPFSDKEMEGVEIALDDLIGHGFWEPIAANAKAYTLACHTWERRSWELRGILCDCFPHLRRKVGEQWAYT, encoded by the coding sequence ATGATCCCCCTACACCTCGCCCTACTGCACCGGGGCCATTGGTACAACCAGGCGCCGCGCATCGACGGTCATTTCGCCTACGACGTGCCGGGCCTGACCTGGGAGCATCACGACGTAGAGCGTGACTTTTGCCTGGACGTGAAAGCCTGGAAAGACGTAGACGCGATCTGGCTTGACGACGGCAAATATTCCGCACCGTCAATCGAGCCGCACAAGGGCAACCGGATCAGCCCGGTCGTCTACCGCGTGCTGTGGCCTACGTTGGGCGAGTCGATCCACGAAACGAAGCGGCGCATTGCTGAACGGCTGGCCGATCTCGTGCTGTTAGACCATGACAAGCCTGAGAACTGGTACAGCTCCGATTTCCAGGTAAGGCAGCTCCCCTACGCCGTCAACGAGCGGTACTACCGGGATCGGGGGCTGAGACGTGACATTGACGTGGGGTTCTACTGTGTGTGGCAGCACTCACCGGCCCGGCCCGCTTTCAGCGCGTGGCTTGAGGGCTACTGCAAAAAGCGCGGCTGGGTGTACTGGCACACCGGCGGGCAAAGCGTGAATCAGGAATACGCCAGCCTGTTGGCAAGGACAAAGGTTGTCGTTCACCTGAACCGCACGGCCAACACGCGACCGGCGCGGATATTCGACTGTGCGGCGGCGGGCGCGGCGTTCCTGTCTAACCCCATGCCGCCGGTTATCGGCGAGTGTTGGATGCCCGGCGTCCATTACCTGACATTCGACAAGCCGGCAGACAGTTATGTCTTGGACGGCAAGCCGCGAGGGCCTTTCAGCGACAAAGAGATGGAGGGCGTAGAGATCGCGCTTGACGACTTGATCGGGCATGGCTTTTGGGAGCCGATAGCGGCCAATGCCAAAGCCTACACCCTCGCCTGCCACACCTGGGAGCGGCGGTCGTGGGAATTGCGTGGGATACTGTGCGATTGTTTTCCGCACCTGAGAAGGAAGGTTGGTGAGCAATGGGCGTACACATGA
- a CDS encoding acyltransferase encodes MVPGLRHHGENTIIYPLARIVYPEMVSIGDHCIIDDFTFIHGGQGVTLGDYVHIAVQALIMGGGVCEIGPFSGIAMGAQILTGSDDYTGVTLLGPAIMPPFRRPIRSFVRIGRQTVIGAGTVVLPGVTIGDGVAVGAMSLVTKDLPPWTLCYGTPARPHRDRPRKEIEVLEREFLAWQEENERKGIK; translated from the coding sequence ATGGTTCCAGGTCTGAGACACCACGGCGAAAACACGATCATCTACCCGCTGGCGCGCATCGTCTACCCGGAGATGGTGAGCATCGGCGACCACTGCATCATCGACGACTTTACGTTCATCCACGGCGGGCAGGGTGTGACACTGGGCGATTACGTTCACATTGCCGTCCAGGCGCTGATTATGGGCGGCGGGGTGTGCGAGATCGGCCCATTCTCAGGGATAGCGATGGGCGCGCAGATCCTGACCGGCTCGGATGATTACACCGGCGTCACGCTGCTAGGCCCGGCCATCATGCCGCCGTTTCGCAGGCCGATCCGCTCGTTTGTGCGCATCGGACGCCAAACAGTGATCGGCGCGGGCACGGTTGTCTTGCCCGGCGTGACCATCGGCGACGGGGTAGCAGTGGGCGCTATGTCGCTCGTGACCAAAGACCTGCCGCCCTGGACGCTGTGTTATGGCACGCCGGCCAGGCCACACCGGGACAGGCCGCGCAAAGAGATCGAGGTGCTAGAGCGTGAGTTTCTGGCGTGGCAGGAAGAGAACGAAAGGAAGGGAATCAAATGA
- a CDS encoding TylF/MycF/NovP-related O-methyltransferase, whose amino-acid sequence MIQDDDAIITAALYSCIPPDRLKMMLALCRRRLPPGCIVQCGVYRGGSGALLSWATMRDLWLFDRFIGMPKPDKIDGERAASKWTPDWCRASLQDVTAVLDKLEVSPDRVRIIGGDVLTTLANVVVVKVALLHIDVDWYAPTRACLERFLPVMSKGGLVIVDDYHHWPGCRAAVDELNVKINEMDGTAIWFQV is encoded by the coding sequence ATGATCCAAGACGACGATGCCATTATCACCGCCGCGCTCTACTCGTGCATCCCGCCTGACCGGCTCAAGATGATGCTGGCCTTGTGCCGCCGTCGCCTGCCGCCCGGCTGTATCGTCCAGTGTGGCGTCTATCGCGGCGGCTCGGGGGCGCTGCTGTCGTGGGCAACAATGCGCGATCTGTGGCTATTCGACCGCTTTATCGGGATGCCCAAGCCGGACAAGATCGACGGTGAAAGGGCCGCGTCCAAGTGGACGCCCGACTGGTGCCGGGCATCATTGCAAGACGTGACCGCCGTTCTTGACAAGCTAGAGGTATCGCCTGACAGGGTGCGGATCATCGGCGGCGACGTGCTAACAACGCTGGCAAATGTCGTGGTAGTCAAGGTCGCACTGCTGCATATCGACGTAGATTGGTATGCGCCCACCAGGGCATGTCTAGAGCGGTTCTTGCCCGTTATGTCGAAGGGCGGCCTGGTCATCGTAGACGACTACCACCACTGGCCCGGCTGCAGGGCCGCGGTTGACGAATTGAACGTCAAGATCAACGAAATGGACGGGACGGCGATATGGTTCCAGGTCTGA
- a CDS encoding class I SAM-dependent methyltransferase, whose amino-acid sequence MNLTGTPAEILATLQDGKVKRALDAVGSTIEPTKNQIDRHEAAALFVLAAKCDGYESHILELGTCYGYSAAVMAEAAPKANITTLTPSAKHFSYAEQALRYWPNVRPLKLRSWDYLSIYSGPLLDLVFVDGYHGMVVWDLPWWQWLKAGGLMVFHDYSPKRATRGCQPVYETLTAVKDAFRDFDVKVITDAGQGFVGWYRKQGETLPALDEARYSWKYDEACRNWIPGVP is encoded by the coding sequence ATGAACCTGACCGGCACGCCCGCCGAAATCCTGGCCACACTGCAAGATGGCAAGGTCAAGCGCGCCCTGGACGCTGTGGGCTCTACTATCGAGCCGACCAAGAACCAGATCGACCGGCACGAGGCGGCGGCGCTGTTCGTGCTTGCCGCCAAGTGCGACGGCTACGAGTCGCACATTTTGGAGCTGGGCACCTGTTACGGCTACAGCGCGGCGGTCATGGCGGAGGCCGCGCCCAAAGCGAACATCACGACGCTGACGCCAAGCGCCAAACACTTCTCGTATGCCGAACAGGCGCTCAGATATTGGCCCAACGTGAGGCCGCTCAAGCTGCGCTCCTGGGATTATCTGTCAATCTACAGCGGGCCGCTGTTGGATCTCGTGTTCGTCGACGGCTATCACGGCATGGTGGTTTGGGACTTGCCCTGGTGGCAATGGCTCAAAGCCGGCGGGCTGATGGTGTTTCACGACTACAGCCCCAAGCGGGCAACGAGGGGCTGCCAGCCGGTGTACGAGACCTTAACGGCGGTGAAAGATGCGTTCCGTGACTTTGACGTGAAGGTCATCACCGACGCCGGCCAGGGGTTCGTCGGCTGGTATCGCAAGCAGGGCGAAACGCTACCGGCCCTGGACGAAGCGCGCTACTCGTGGAAGTACGACGAAGCCTGCCGCAACTGGATTCCGGGTGTGCCATGA